The Pseudonocardia sp. HH130630-07 DNA window CGTCGGTGACGACGCCGCCCGCGTTGCGGATCACGTGCGCCTCACCCTCGGCCAGGCCGAGGATGCGGTACACGTCGAGCCGGGCGTCCATGCAGGCCACCACGGCGAGCTTGCGGGAGGGCGGCAGCGGCAGCGGGCCCGTGAAGCTCTCGGCGTAGCGGGCGTTGTTGCGGAGCAGTTCGTCGGTGACGGACACGGTGTGTCTCCCGTGGGTCGGGTGCGGGCGGAGGTGGTCCCGACGGCCGCGCGGCGACCCGGCGGATCGCTACGCGGACCACCGACAGTGCTCGTCGAACTGCGTGATCCGACGGCTGGGCCAGAAGGGCTCGAGCCGGGTGCGCATCACCGCATGATTCGACCGCGGACGCCGCCGCCGGGGCAACCGGCCGCCCGGACCCTGGTACGGCGTGCCCGGTGTCCGGACACCGCGCGCGGTTCAGGACTCCGGGAAGGTGAACAGCTCCAGCGCGATGCCGTCCGGGTCGCGGAAGGAGATCCCGCTGCCGTAGTGCGCCCGCTTGATGCCCTCGTGCGCGATGCCGAGCCCGGTCAACCGCCCGGCCCACTCCTCCAGCTCCGCGTGCGAGCCGACGGCGAACCCGACGTGGTCGAGCCCGGTGCGCTCCTCGTCGAAGGCGTCGCCGCTCTCCCGGCCCTGGTGGGTGTGCAGGCCGAACAGCATCCCGCCGTCGAGGGCGAAGACGGTGTGGTGGAACCGGCCGCCCTCCTCGTCCTCGTCGAGGACGGGGCCGGTGCCGAACAACGCCGCGTACCAGGCGGTGCTGCGCTCCAGATCGCTGACGGTGAGTGCGACGTGCTGCAGTCCGGGGAAGGCCACGGTGAAGCTCCCTTGCTCCGTCTCGTGCAGGTACCGGCCCCTGTCTAGCAGCGGCCGGGCGTCCGCGGACCCTCCATGCGGACGGGCCCGGGGCGAGTGCCCCGGGCCCGTCGGACGTGCGGTGGGTGATCAGCCCGCCTTCGGCATCAGGACCTTGTCGATGACGAAGACGGTCGCGTTGGCGGTCGGGATGTTGCCGCACAGCACGTTGGCGGTGTTGCCCATGCCGTCGGTCACGGTCGGCGCGTCCGCGGTGCCGCCGATGGTGAGGTCCCCGCCGGCCAGCTCGGTCAGGGTCTTCTTCCCGACGATGCCGTCGGCGTCGAGCCGCTCCGGGGTGACGTGGTAGCTCAGCAGGCCCTGCAGCTGCGTGGTGTCGGCGAGCAGGGCGTTGAACTTCTCGTCACCGAGCTGCTGCTGGACCGCGGAGAAGGCGTCGTTCGCCGGGGCGAAGACGGTGATGCCCTCCTGCTGGTTCAGGGTGTCGGCCAGGCCGGGGACCTTGCCGACGGCGGTGACCAGCGTGGTCAGCAGCGGGTTGGTGCTGGCGGCGGTGGCGACCGGCTGCGGGCCCATCGAGTCGAGCGAGCCCGGCTCGTCGCCCTGCGGGAGCATGCCGCAGGCCGGGCCGAAGACGTCGTCGTTGGTGGTGACGCCGCCCGCGGCGGGCTGCTCCATCGGCGAGGACATCGGGGCCGACGACGCCGGCGGGGGCGGCTGCTCGGAGCCGGAGTCCATCGAGCCGCCGCAGGCGGCGAGTCCCAGGGTCAGGGTGGCGAACAGTCCGACGGTGGCGAGGGTACGGGTGGCGCGCATTGTGGGAATTCCTCTCGGATGGTGGCGAGGGTATTTCCGTCGCCGGCTGTCGTGGAGTTGTTCGGTGGAGGTGGTGGGAGCGGTTCGGGTCGTCGGGAAGTTTTTTTTCGGTGGGTTCTCCTTCGCCGGTGAAACGGCGTGCGACGACTCTCCGTCGTCGCCGATGCCCCGATCAGGCGACGGTGAAGAGCACCGACGGCCAGCCGGTGGCACCGTCCGGGATCGGTTCGACGCGGACGTCGGTCTGGGTGAGGCCGCGCCGGTCGGTGGCCCGTGCCACGACCATGTGGTTGCCAGGGCCCAGGTCGAGCTCGGCCCGCCACATCCGCCAGGTGTTCGCATTCACCTCGGTCGCCAGTTCGGCCCGGACCCACGGCCCGTCGTCGGCGCGGACCTCGACCCCGGTGACCCCGACCGGCTGGGCCCACGCGACGCCGGCCACCTGCACCCGTCCGGACGGCATCTGGGCGAACCCGGCCGGGGCGTCGATCCGGCACTGGGTCTTGATCGGGGCCCGCTCGGCCCAGCCACGGTCGCGCCAGTAGACCGACCGGTCGGCGAACGTGGTGAGCTCGATCTCGGAGAGCCACTTGGTGGCCGAGACGAAGCCGTAGAGCCCGGGGACCACCATCCGTACCGGGAAGCCGTGCTCGGCGGGCAGTGCCTCGCCGTTCATGCCGATCGCGAGCAGTGCGCCGCGGCCGGGCTCCAGCACGGTGGCGGTCGGTGTCCCCGCGGTCCAGCCGTCCCGGCTGGTCGAGACGATCTGGTCGGCGCCGGGATCGACGCCGAGCTCGCTCAGCAGCGGGGCCAGTTCGACGCCCACGAAGCGTGCGGTGGACACCAGGTTCCCGCCGACGGTGTTGGACACGCAGGTCATCGTGATGAGCCGCTCGACCAGCGGGCGGGCCAGCAGATCGTCCATGGTCAGGGTCACCTCGCGCCCGACCCGGCCGTGGATGCGCAGCGACCAGTCCTCGGCGCGCACGGTCGGGAGCTGCAGCGCGACGTCGATCCGGTAGAAGTCGGCGTTCGGCGTCACGAACGGGACCGTGCCCAGCTCCGGGAAACCCGCCGACGCCGGTACCGCGGGCGCCCGCTCCACCAGCGGTGCGGCGGCCAGCCTGCGGGTCAGCGCGTCCCGCGAGGCGGTGACGGCCCCGGCGCCCGAGGCGAGTGCGGCGCCCACGCCACCGGCGGCCAGCGACCCGGCGACGACCGCGGCCGAGGCCCCGGCGAGCACGGTGCGCCGCTCGACCCGGGGCGCGCCGTGGCCGGCCGGTGCCGGTGCCGCCGCGCGGCGGGCCAGCCGGTGCAGGAGCCGTTGCACCAGGACACCCACGACCAGCGACGCCAGCGGGGCGACCGGGTCCACCGGCTGCACGACCGGACCGGTGAGGACCGCGGCGAGCGCGAGCAGCCCCAGCGCGGCGACGACCGCGGTGCCCGGTGCGGGCCGCCGGCGCGCCGTCAGCCCGGCGGCGGCCCCGGCGACGAGCAGCACGACGGCGATCCCGGCGAGCAGCACCGGCTTGTCGGCGGTTCCGAATGCGGATTTCGCGAATTCGACGACCGGTTGCGGGGAGAGCCGGACGGCGGCGTCACCGACGGCGACGAACGGGGACGACGCCGGCGAGAGAATTCCCGCGACGAGATGTCCGAACGCCACCGCGGACACGATGGCGAGCAGTTCCACGACCATCGCGGACAGGCGTGGGAGAACGGGAACCATCCTGTTCCCCGGGTCCTGCATCTCGGTGAGCACACCGGTGGTTCGCGGTGGCCCCGGTGTGCGGTTCGGTCGAATTCCGCGGCGTCATCCGATGCGTGACGACACGGTGGGCGGACCGGTTCAGCCGAGGCCGACCGGGGCGTCGGCGGCGCCGACCCCGTCCGGCGGTGCGGCCTGCGCCGGCACCCCGCCGGGCGGCGGCAGCGCCGCGTCGGCACCGACGCCCTTCTCCGCGGCCGCGGTGCGCACCGCGTCGACGACGAGCAGCAGCGCGGCCCGGCGGGCCGATCCGGTCCGGTAGGCCAGCGACACGGTGCGGGTCAGCGCGTCACCGAGGGCGACGACGTCCACCCCCGGCGGGCGCAACGCCAGGCCCAGGTCGCTCACCAGGGTGACGCCCAGGCCGGCCGCGACCATCGCCATCGCGGTGGCCTGCTCCTCGACCTCGTGGTTGATCCGCGGCTCGTAGCCCGCGGACTGGCAGGCCAGCCGGACCGCGTGCCCGAAGTGCGAGCGCGTCGGGGCGGCGATCCACGGGTGCTCGGCCAGCTCGGCCAGGGACACGCTCGCGGTCGGCACCGCACCGGCGGGGACCGCGGCGTAGAGCCGCTCGACGGCGATCACCGAGCGCTCCAGCCCCCGGTCCCAGGTCATCGGGTAGTTCGAGTAGTCGATGACGAACGACAGGTCGAGCTGCCCGTCGCGGACCGCGGCCGCCGTCTCCTCGGGGGCCAGCTCGCGGGTCCGGAGCCGGATGCCGGGATGGGTCCTGGCGAGCGCGGTCAGCGCACCGGGCAGCAGCCCGGACGCCACCGACGCCCACACGCCCGCGGTGAGCCGCGCCGAGACCGACTCGCCGGCCTCCTCCAGCGCCTGGGTGGCGCGCTCGACCGAGGCGAGGATGTCCTCGGCGTGCTCGGCGAGCAGCATCCCGAGGTCGGTGAGCAGGACCCGGCGGCCGCGCCGCTCGAACAGCCGGGTCCCGACGTCGCGCTCCAGCTGGGCGAGCTGCTGGGACACCGCGGACGCGGTGTAGTGCAGCGCCGTCGCCGCCGCGGTGACCGTGCCACGCCGGTGCAGCTCACGCAGCATCCGCAGCCGGGGCAGCGACAGATCCATGCCGGGAACCCTAGTGCCCGCGGGCGTGTGCCCGGGGCCGGATCCGTTGTTCAGGAACTCTGCACACGGCCGTGAATGATCCGTAAATGGACGCCGGGCCGGATGCGGACGCACAGTGACGGCACCGGTCGAGACGCCACGGACCGGGGGACGACGAGGTCCGACAGGCAACGACGGGACCGGCTCTCCCCACGCGGCGACCGGCGGAGCACGACGAGGAGGTGGGTCGCCATGACGACCATGCAGAACCCGGCCGGAGGCACCCAGCAGGCTGCCGCGCAGACCGTTCCGGCGACGGGCCACGCGATCCCGGCCGTCGCACCCGCGGTCCGCCGCCCGGACCCGTACATGCGGCTGCAGTGGAACGACTCGGCGACCGGCGCCGTCGGCTACCTCGTCGTGCACACCCTGCGGGCCGGTCTCGCCACCGGCGGGACCCGGATGCGCGCCGGCTGCACGCTGAGCGAGGTCGAGGACCTGGCCCGCGGCATGGCCAACAAGACCGCGACCTTCGACCTGCCGATCGGCGGGGCCAAGGGCGGCATCGACTTCGACCCGAAGGACCCGCGCGCCGTCGAGGTGCTGGAGCGCTTCTGCGAGGCCATGCGGCCGTGGATCGACGCGCACTGGGTCACCGCGGAGGACCTGGGCGTCCCGCAGCACCTGATCGACGAGGTCTTCGACCGGCTGGGTCTCGGCCAGAGCTACCACGCCGCGATCAGCCGGGCCGCCGACCCGGAGGCCACCCTGGAGCGGGTGCGCACCGGACTGCGCGCCGAGGTCGACGGCGGGTTCGAGCTGGGTGACGTGATCGGCGGCTACGGCGTCGCGCACGCCTGCCTGGCCGCCGCGGTCTCCTGGGGCCGCGCCCCGGCCGCGACGACCGTGGCCATCCAGGGCCTCGGGACGATGGGCGGCGCCGCCGCCTACTACCTGCACGAGGCCGGGATGCGGGTCACCACGGTGGCCGACGCGGCCGGCACCCTGCACTGCCCGGACGGCCTCGACGTCCCGGCGCTGCTGGACCTGCGCGACGGCTACGGCGAGATCGACCGCTCGCGGCTGCCGGCCGGCGTCGAGCAGCTCCCGCGCAACGCGATCCTGTCGGTCGAGGCGGACATCCTGGTCCCGGCGGCGATCTCCTACGCGATCACCCCGGACAACTCCTACGACGTCCGGGCCCGGGTCGTGGTCGAGGCCGCGAACGCCGCGACCACGCCGGAGGCGGAGGCGATGCTCGCCGCCCGCGGCATCCCGGTGCTGCCCGACTTCGTGGCGAACGCCGGCGCGGTCGCCTGGGCCTGGTGGCTGCTGCTGGGCGAGGTCGACGACGATCCGCAGAACTCGTTCGACCGGCTCCGCACGGTGATGCACACCAAGGTCGGCATGCTGCTCGCTGCCTGGTCCGAGCACGGCACCACGCCCCGGGACACCGGCCACCGCTGGGCCGACGACCCGGCACCGGTCACCGGGCCGGTCGTCATCCCCTGACCCGGGCCCCGACGCGCACCCGGTCGCGGTGACCGGCCGGGATCAGCCCGGCCGGTCACCGCGGCGGCGTTCGTCGGCGTGCTCGGCGTCGTGGCGCAGCCGGGCGTCGACGTGCTGTTCGGCGCGCCGCGCCTCCCGGGTGGCCGCGGCCGCCCCCACCGGGTAACCGGCCTTCATCACCCGCGTCTCGCAGGCCTCGACCACGTAGACCATGCCGTAGAACAGCCCGATGACGGCGCCCGAGGCGACCGCCCCCAGGCGTACCCAGGACGGGCCGGGGACGATCAGGAACAGCAGGGCGAGCAGCGGGAGCAGCTGGGTCACCGTCCGCGCCAGGTGCCGCAGCCACCAGGTCCGGCAGGTGACGTCGTGCAGGACCCAGCGACCGTGGCGTTCCGGGAGACCCGCGCCGTAGGCGTAGGCGATCCAGCGGAACGGGTTCGGGCGTCGCATGACGACCTCCATGTTAGGCGGCCCTCACCGGCACGGCGACGTGACGTCTCACGCCCCCGGGTGCCGGACGAGCAGCGCGACGGCGTCGGTCCAGCGCCGCGGGCTGCCCTCGGGGGCGACGGTGATGCCGTCCGGGCCCGGTACCGGTTCCGGGAGCGGGCGCCCGCCCCGGGCGGCACCGACCAGGTCCCGGACCCGCTGCCCGGCCCGGTGGTAGAACTCGATCTGCACGGCCCGGCCGAACACGGCGAACCCCAGGCGGTACAGCGGGTTCGGGATGGGCGCGGGCCGGGAGAACGCGCGGATGACGAAGCGGACCTCGCCGGTGTCGAGGTCCTTCACGATCTCGTAGGTCAGCCGGCCCCGTTCCAGGTGGCCGTGCAGCGTCTCGTAGGTCCAGCCCCACACCCGGGCGCCGTCGCGGATCTCGTCGACGACCGCGGTCACCCGCACCCCGAGGTGGAAGCGCAGCGGGCCGAACCGGCCCTCCAGCAGCATGTCCCGCCCGAGCAGGGGATCGCCGGGCCGGAAGGCGCCACGCAGCCGGCGGTGATCGGTGAACTGGTAGCCGAGCAGGACCGAGCACGCCCGCTCCCAGTCGCCGCCGGGCACCGGTTCACCCGGTGGCTCGGTGCCGACCAGCGCGCTGCCGTGGTCGACGTGCCAGCCGTCCTCGCCGTCGGTGCGGGGGACCTCGTCCGTGCCGAGGCCGGCGATGTTGGAGGCGCGGCCGGCGAGCGAGTCGAGGTCGGCCCGCCGCAGCGCCGGACCGGGCCGGGCGTGCAACGTCCGGCTCACCGCCGCCGTCCCGGGAGCCCGGCCCGCTCCTCGCGCCGCATCGCGTCGCCGATCTGCCACAGCATCGACGGCCACAGGCCGACGAAGATCGCCCGACGCTCGGCGTTGCCGCGCTCGTCCTGGTCGACGGTCTTTGCCCGCAGCCAGAGGCCGATCGAGAACCCGACCGAGCCGAGCGAGATCCACTGCAGGTGCGTGCCACGCAACCCGGTGCGGTGCAGGAGGGAGCCGACGGTCATGGCCGAAGGTTCCCCGGCGCCGTGCCGGGTACACCCATCGACGATGAGCAATCACAGTGCCGACCCGGTGACCGGTGACCGGCGGTCCCGCCGGGTGGCAGCGCTCGCCCGCTGGCCGGTCGCACTGGCGCTGGTGTCGTGGCGGTACTTCTGGCGGACCACGCCGATCCACCGCAGCGACGTCGCCGGAGACCTGTCGGACCTGCCGCCGCCCGCACCGCGGGAGGCCGGCGGCGACCACGTCCAGGGGCCGGAGGACGGGCACGGCACCCTGCTGCACCGCCGGTACTCGGTACGGATCCGCGGCACGTCGATCGGTCCGGAGGAGCTGATAGCCCGGCTCGCGGCCGATCCGGACCGGTGGTCACCGGAGTTCGCCGTGTTCCGCAGGCTGCGGGGCGAGCCGGGCCGGATGCGGCTCGGTGACGAGTTCCTCATCCGGATGCCGGGCCCGTGGGACGGGCCGGTCCGGGTGTGCGCCGCCGACCCGGCGAGCTTCACCTTCGTCACCCTGCGCGGGCACCTCGAGGCGGGGCGGATCACCTTCGGCGCCCGCAGCGACGGCGACCGGCTCGTGTTCGCCATCGAGTCCTGGGCCCGTCCGGGGGACCGGTTGTCGCACCTGCTCTACAACCGGCTGCGGGTGGCCAAGGAGGTCCAGCTCAACATGTGGACGCACGCCTGCATCCGGGCGGCCGCGATCGCCGGTGGCCGTCCGGACGGCGGGATCACCGTCCGGACCCGCCGGTTCCGGTCGGCGCGCCGGGAGGGGTGACCCGGCCCGCCCGGACGCCACGAAACGGGGTGCGGCCCGCACGGGCGCTCGTTAGCGTGCGGTCCGTGGCAGCCATACGCCTGCGCGTCGCCTGACGGCGGCGCCCACCCTCCGCGGCCCCGCCGTCCCTGCAGCCGGTCCCCGTACCCCTGCCGGGCGGCGCATCGCCCTGCGCGCGTCCGGCTCCCGACCAGGGAGCCCGTGTGTCCCACCCCTCTCGCATCGGCCGTCACGAGCACGGCCAGAACCTCCTCGTCGACGCAGGCGTCACCGCCGCCGTCGCGGATCTCGTCGCCGGCTGGCGACCGTCCCCGGTACTGGAACTCGGTGCCGGCGACGGCGCGCTCACCGCGGCCCTGGTCCCGCTCGGCCGGCCGATCACCGCCGTGGAACTGGACCCGCACCGGGTGGCCCGGTTGCGGTCACGGTTCGGCGACGCCGTCGAGGTGCACCACGGTGACCTGCTGCGGACCGACCTGGGCCGGTCGCTCGACGTCGTCTCCAACGTCCCCTACGCGCTGACCACCCCGCTGCTGCGCCGGCTGCTCGCGGCCGGCCGGTGGGGGCACGCGCTGCTCCTGCTGCAGTGGGAGGTCGCCCGCAAGCGCGCCGCGGTCGGCGGCACGACGGCGCTGACCGCGCGGTGGTGGCCCTGGTTCGCGTTCCGGCTGCACCGGCGGGTGCCGGCCGTCGCGTTCCGTCCCGTCCCGGCCGTCGACGGCGGCCTGCTGGAGATCGTCCGCCGCCCCCGGCCGCTGGTCGACGGCCCGGCCCGGGACTACCAGCGCATGGTGGACGCGGTGTTCACCGGGCGTGGCCGCGGAGCGGTCGACGTCGCCGGGCGCCGGTACGGCCGCCGGGTCGCGCGGGAGTGGTCGGCGTCGTCCCGGGTCGGGCCCGCGGCGCTGCCCCGCGACCTGGGCGCGGACCAGTGGGCGGACCTCTACGACCGGCTGCGGCGGTGAGCGGGGTCGCCCGGGTCCACCACCGGGGTACCCACGGCCGGATGAACTCCCCGGCCGCCGCGCGCAGGCACCACCCTCCCCGTGATCACGTCGACCCTGACGGACGGTGATCGAGGAGGTCGGCATGTGGGATCGCGTGCGCAGCCGGGGATCCGCGGTGTCGACGACGCTGACGGTGGCCGCCGTCGTGACGCTGGTCCCGGTCCTCGCGGCGCCGGTCGCACCCCTCGGCGTCCCGGCTCCGGCCACCCCGGCCGCCGCTGTGGTGGCGGCGGGCCCGGACTCCGCCGCGGGCGCCATGGTCACGACGCCGTCGGCGGCGGGACCCGCGGACGCGGTGCGGACCGGGCTGCTCCGCGGCAGCGTGCGCAGCGGCGGCGGAACCGTGGGCGGGGATCCGGCCGCCGCTCCCGCCGCGCCCGCGGTGACCCACCGCGAGGAGCGCATCGACACCCCGGCCGGGCCGGTGACCACCGACGTCGTCGTCGCCGACCTGCGCCGGGACGGGGTCCGGGCCGTCCTGCTCACCGGCGCGACGGTCGCCGAGCGCGCCGACGTCGTCGGGCACGCGGCCCGCGGTGGTGCGTTCGCCGCCGTCAACGGGGACTTCTTCGATCTCGCCCGCAGCAACGCCCCGGCCGGTCCGTCGGTGCGCGACGGGCGCCCGCTCACCTCGGCGGTCCCGCCGGGCCGCCGGCTCGCACCGGCCGTGCCGGGCAGCGAACCGGGCGACGCACTGACCGTGGACTCCGGCGGGACCCCGCGGATCGACCGGCTCACGCTCGACGCCTCGGCGTCCGCCCCGGACGGGCCGCTGCCGATCCGCACGCTCAACGCCTACGCCGTCCCGGTCGGCGGGATCGGCCTGTTCACCTCCGACTGGGCCGGGGACCGCAACGCCGCGCTGTGCGGCAGCGACACCGACCGGGACGCGCCGTGCGCGCCGGACCGGGTCGAGGTGGTGGTCCGCGACGGGGTGGTGACCGCGGTGCGCCCGCCCGGTGGCGGACCGATCCCGGCGGCGGAGCAGATCCTCACCGGGCGCGACGACGGTGCGGCCGCCCTGCGCGGGCTCGAGGTCGGGGACCGGGTGACCGTGCGCAGCGAGCTGGCGGCCGCGTCCGGGGCCGAGCCGCGGACCGCCGTCGGCGGCAGCCCGATCCTGCGCGGCGGTGCCGCGGTACCGGGTCTCGACGCCGGGGTCCGGGACCCGCGGACGGCCGCCGGGATCACCGACGACGGCCGCCTCGTCCTGGTCACCGCGGACGGGCGGGAGGCGACCAGCGCCGGGGCGACCCTGGCCGAGATGGCCGAGCAGCTGCGCCGGGCGGGTGCCGTGGACGGGGTGAACCTCGACGGCGGGGGGTCGTCGACGATGGTCGTCGGCGGGCAGGTGGTGAACCGGCCGTCGGAGGACGCCTACCG harbors:
- a CDS encoding VOC family protein, which gives rise to MAFPGLQHVALTVSDLERSTAWYAALFGTGPVLDEDEEGGRFHHTVFALDGGMLFGLHTHQGRESGDAFDEERTGLDHVGFAVGSHAELEEWAGRLTGLGIAHEGIKRAHYGSGISFRDPDGIALELFTFPES
- a CDS encoding fasciclin domain-containing protein; translation: MRATRTLATVGLFATLTLGLAACGGSMDSGSEQPPPPASSAPMSSPMEQPAAGGVTTNDDVFGPACGMLPQGDEPGSLDSMGPQPVATAASTNPLLTTLVTAVGKVPGLADTLNQQEGITVFAPANDAFSAVQQQLGDEKFNALLADTTQLQGLLSYHVTPERLDADGIVGKKTLTELAGGDLTIGGTADAPTVTDGMGNTANVLCGNIPTANATVFVIDKVLMPKAG
- a CDS encoding molybdopterin-dependent oxidoreductase; protein product: MVPVLPRLSAMVVELLAIVSAVAFGHLVAGILSPASSPFVAVGDAAVRLSPQPVVEFAKSAFGTADKPVLLAGIAVVLLVAGAAAGLTARRRPAPGTAVVAALGLLALAAVLTGPVVQPVDPVAPLASLVVGVLVQRLLHRLARRAAAPAPAGHGAPRVERRTVLAGASAAVVAGSLAAGGVGAALASGAGAVTASRDALTRRLAAAPLVERAPAVPASAGFPELGTVPFVTPNADFYRIDVALQLPTVRAEDWSLRIHGRVGREVTLTMDDLLARPLVERLITMTCVSNTVGGNLVSTARFVGVELAPLLSELGVDPGADQIVSTSRDGWTAGTPTATVLEPGRGALLAIGMNGEALPAEHGFPVRMVVPGLYGFVSATKWLSEIELTTFADRSVYWRDRGWAERAPIKTQCRIDAPAGFAQMPSGRVQVAGVAWAQPVGVTGVEVRADDGPWVRAELATEVNANTWRMWRAELDLGPGNHMVVARATDRRGLTQTDVRVEPIPDGATGWPSVLFTVA
- a CDS encoding LysR family transcriptional regulator: MDLSLPRLRMLRELHRRGTVTAAATALHYTASAVSQQLAQLERDVGTRLFERRGRRVLLTDLGMLLAEHAEDILASVERATQALEEAGESVSARLTAGVWASVASGLLPGALTALARTHPGIRLRTRELAPEETAAAVRDGQLDLSFVIDYSNYPMTWDRGLERSVIAVERLYAAVPAGAVPTASVSLAELAEHPWIAAPTRSHFGHAVRLACQSAGYEPRINHEVEEQATAMAMVAAGLGVTLVSDLGLALRPPGVDVVALGDALTRTVSLAYRTGSARRAALLLVVDAVRTAAAEKGVGADAALPPPGGVPAQAAPPDGVGAADAPVGLG
- a CDS encoding Glu/Leu/Phe/Val dehydrogenase dimerization domain-containing protein, whose amino-acid sequence is MTTMQNPAGGTQQAAAQTVPATGHAIPAVAPAVRRPDPYMRLQWNDSATGAVGYLVVHTLRAGLATGGTRMRAGCTLSEVEDLARGMANKTATFDLPIGGAKGGIDFDPKDPRAVEVLERFCEAMRPWIDAHWVTAEDLGVPQHLIDEVFDRLGLGQSYHAAISRAADPEATLERVRTGLRAEVDGGFELGDVIGGYGVAHACLAAAVSWGRAPAATTVAIQGLGTMGGAAAYYLHEAGMRVTTVADAAGTLHCPDGLDVPALLDLRDGYGEIDRSRLPAGVEQLPRNAILSVEADILVPAAISYAITPDNSYDVRARVVVEAANAATTPEAEAMLAARGIPVLPDFVANAGAVAWAWWLLLGEVDDDPQNSFDRLRTVMHTKVGMLLAAWSEHGTTPRDTGHRWADDPAPVTGPVVIP
- a CDS encoding DUF5313 family protein; this translates as MRRPNPFRWIAYAYGAGLPERHGRWVLHDVTCRTWWLRHLARTVTQLLPLLALLFLIVPGPSWVRLGAVASGAVIGLFYGMVYVVEACETRVMKAGYPVGAAAATREARRAEQHVDARLRHDAEHADERRRGDRPG
- a CDS encoding DUF1990 domain-containing protein; translated protein: MSRTLHARPGPALRRADLDSLAGRASNIAGLGTDEVPRTDGEDGWHVDHGSALVGTEPPGEPVPGGDWERACSVLLGYQFTDHRRLRGAFRPGDPLLGRDMLLEGRFGPLRFHLGVRVTAVVDEIRDGARVWGWTYETLHGHLERGRLTYEIVKDLDTGEVRFVIRAFSRPAPIPNPLYRLGFAVFGRAVQIEFYHRAGQRVRDLVGAARGGRPLPEPVPGPDGITVAPEGSPRRWTDAVALLVRHPGA
- a CDS encoding DUF1990 family protein, translating into MSNHSADPVTGDRRSRRVAALARWPVALALVSWRYFWRTTPIHRSDVAGDLSDLPPPAPREAGGDHVQGPEDGHGTLLHRRYSVRIRGTSIGPEELIARLAADPDRWSPEFAVFRRLRGEPGRMRLGDEFLIRMPGPWDGPVRVCAADPASFTFVTLRGHLEAGRITFGARSDGDRLVFAIESWARPGDRLSHLLYNRLRVAKEVQLNMWTHACIRAAAIAGGRPDGGITVRTRRFRSARREG
- the erm gene encoding 23S ribosomal RNA methyltransferase Erm is translated as MGRHEHGQNLLVDAGVTAAVADLVAGWRPSPVLELGAGDGALTAALVPLGRPITAVELDPHRVARLRSRFGDAVEVHHGDLLRTDLGRSLDVVSNVPYALTTPLLRRLLAAGRWGHALLLLQWEVARKRAAVGGTTALTARWWPWFAFRLHRRVPAVAFRPVPAVDGGLLEIVRRPRPLVDGPARDYQRMVDAVFTGRGRGAVDVAGRRYGRRVAREWSASSRVGPAALPRDLGADQWADLYDRLRR
- a CDS encoding phosphodiester glycosidase family protein, which translates into the protein MWDRVRSRGSAVSTTLTVAAVVTLVPVLAAPVAPLGVPAPATPAAAVVAAGPDSAAGAMVTTPSAAGPADAVRTGLLRGSVRSGGGTVGGDPAAAPAAPAVTHREERIDTPAGPVTTDVVVADLRRDGVRAVLLTGATVAERADVVGHAARGGAFAAVNGDFFDLARSNAPAGPSVRDGRPLTSAVPPGRRLAPAVPGSEPGDALTVDSGGTPRIDRLTLDASASAPDGPLPIRTLNAYAVPVGGIGLFTSDWAGDRNAALCGSDTDRDAPCAPDRVEVVVRDGVVTAVRPPGGGPIPAAEQILTGRDDGAAALRGLEVGDRVTVRSELAAASGAEPRTAVGGSPILRGGAAVPGLDAGVRDPRTAAGITDDGRLVLVTADGREATSAGATLAEMAEQLRRAGAVDGVNLDGGGSSTMVVGGQVVNRPSEDAYRLVPNALGVVAPGP